The Lycium ferocissimum isolate CSIRO_LF1 chromosome 1, AGI_CSIRO_Lferr_CH_V1, whole genome shotgun sequence genome includes a region encoding these proteins:
- the LOC132069420 gene encoding uncharacterized protein LOC132069420 isoform X1, whose translation MTTEPQDSAPVGPQERPIQEHSHQPAEAEVSSHETTEAHETTSYSPPHPSQEPTDPSQEPTQAPVDTQVHPSAPEVATPDEEEVEFPDLAQPEVLSVPAGLDPKKKHVLVKGARARGRGDDHDLERPVIKRKKGDGDDGEGGGDSMSLRPRDTLRHTTCGTHPR comes from the exons ATGACTACCGAGCCACag gattcggcgccagtGGGTCCACAGGAGCGACCCATTCAGGAGCATTCTCATCAGCCTGCCGAGGCagaggtgtcttctcatgagactaccgaggcgcat gagactacctcatattcaccaccacacccatctcaggagcctacagacccatctcaggagcctactcaggcgcccgttgacacacag gttcatccttcggcgcctgAGGTGGCGACTCCCGACGAGGAAGAGGTCGAGTTTCCAGACCTAGCTCAGCCTGAGGTTCTGAGCGTGCCAGCGGGActagatcccaagaagaagcacgttctagttAAGGGCGCAAGGGCTaggggaagaggagatgatcatgacttggagcgcccggttattaagaggaaaaagggcgatggagacgatggcgagggcggtggggatagtatgagccttaggcctagggatactctccggcatactacatgtgggacccatcctcgataa
- the LOC132051055 gene encoding probable myosin-binding protein 4 produces MAVGGISSGFKQRNPRGFMTVLSSAACEWFLMLMLFLDAALSYLITRFASYYELQTPCMLCSRFDHILGGNKKSGCYRRHLCRNHKEDISFQVFCHIHGNLADVRAMCEECLVSFATENILVKESDNLMMAKLGNKSFIPSSPGPWRCSCCDKTWRARSSAQRLLQLTSVGFGASKANVKPPLPRAPGRSRFSRRDSFKKIRDKISGPESPRTRAAALDPLSHVGYTELKITSDSESEIQISDDDNDGCSGTRGGKNDSRSEDNVRLGKGTTQKIGNDPAAPENQARQSSLLEQPMQLAASSGKTVSFQASNDDFVGHGLAELDWESLSPKTGASVLPEFISVQNITVSTNSLEDHHVSGETSNSNIFLPHISELSVLSELISASNIPSSTSINIHGSNLTEANDEGNNVTEKNNAKAPVQIDDSAPSVSNQKIRADISVLSDRVRKLSDRLGEPSATSDSANAGEGIKSLPQLPQTASLRNHDHGDDRQRSDASSSDGVPMLQTTFMERDDSSNEPADGFRVSEIEGESIVDSLKRQVEHDQRYINALYKELEEERSASAIAANQAMAMITRLQEEKASLHMEALQYLRMMEEQAEYDMEALERANDLLAEREKELQDLEEELQLYRNNFPDELAAEDPQKENKNLKGEKVITENHCLEHVENKLSGSSDSKTVKVSKIGDKPRQFNDSICNFEDEKLRISQHLENLEKKLFQISSRQASDNVPCNGYSEKIKKDVDDQVKKRSDDGKSTNSQQKEISSSTRNDFSESNGGSIDKPVDLDLENAIVSEKRNHLDNKHRKVSSLGGELDGAAIGNEISELSARLKELENDCKFLMYAFNSLQNGQEGIQLIQEIAHQLQEIRKIEFNKR; encoded by the exons ATGGCTGTTGGAGGGATTTCATCTGGTTTTAAACAGAGAAATCCGCGGGGATTTATGACAGTCTTGTCTTCTGCGGCTTGCGAATGGTTCTTGATGCTTATGTTGTTTCTTGATGCTGCATTGTCATATTTGATCACGAGATTTGCAAGTTACTATGAGTTGCAGACACCATGTATGTTGTGCTCAAGGTTTGATCACATACTTGGGGGCAACAAGAAAAGTGGATGTTACAGGAGACATCTTTGCAGGAACCATAAAGAGGATATATCATTTCAAGTGTtttgtcatattcatggtaatcTTGCGGATGTTCGTGCTATGTGTGAAGAATGCCTCGTATCATTTGCTACTGAGAACATACTTGTTAAAGAGTCGGATAACTTAATGATGGCTAAACTTGGGAATAAGAGCTTTATACCTAGTTCTCCCGGTCCATGGAGATGTTCTTGTTGTGACAAGACGTGGAGAGCTCGATCAAGTGCACAAAGATTGCTCCAGCTAACTTCAGTTGGTTTTGGAGCTTCTAAGGCCAATGTCAAGCCTCCTTTGCCACGGGCCCCAGGTCGTAGCCGTTTCAGTCGCCGTGATAGCTTTAAGAAGATCAGGGATAAAATTTCTGGTCCAGAGTCACCTAGGACAAGGGCTGCTGCTCTTGACCCTTTATCACATGTAGGATATACTGAGTTGAAGATTACTTCGGATTCTGAGTCAGAAATCCAGATTtctgatgatgataatgatggatGTTCTGGTACTCGTGGTGGTAAAAATGATTCTAGATCCGAAGATAACGTTCGACTTGGAAAAGGAACAACACAGAAAATAGGAAATGATCCTGCCGCTCCAGAGAATCAGGCTCGCCAATCTTCTCTTCTGGAACAGCCAATGCAGCTGGCTGCTAGCTCAGGCAAAACTGTGAGCTTTCAGGCAtctaatgatgattttgtagggCATGGATTAGCAGAACTTGATTGGGAAAGTCTTTCTCCTAAGACAGGTGCTTCTGTATTGCCAGAGTTCATTTCAGTACAAAATATTACCGTGTCAACCAATTCTTTAGAAGATCATCACGTATCAGGAGAGACTTCAAACTCCAACATTTTTCTCCCTCATATCTCAGAGCTCTCTGTACTGTCGGAGCTCATATCAGCGAGTAATATACCTTCTTCAACCAGTATTAACATCCATGGGTCAA ATTTGACTGAAGCAAATGATGAAGGAAACAACGTAACTGAGAAGAATAATGCCAAAGCTCCAGTTCAGATAGATGACAGTGCTCCATCTGTATCAAACCAAAAAATTCGAGCTGACATATCTGTTCTGAGTGATAGAGTGAGAAAACTATCAGATAGACTTGGAGAACCAAGTGCAACTAGTGATTCTGCAAACGCTGGTGAAGGTATTAAGTCGCTTCCCCAACTTCCACAAACTGCAAGTCTTAGGAATCATGATCATGGTGATGACCGCCAAAGAAGTGATGCTTCTAGCTCTGACGGGGTACCTATGCTTCAAACTACCTTCATGGAGAGAGATGATTCTAGTAATGAACCAGCAGATGGATTCAGAGTCAGTGAAATTGAGGGCGAaagtattgttgatagtttgaaACGACAAGTTGAACATGATCAGAGATACATAAATGCTCTATACAAGGAACTGGAGGAAGAAAGGAGTGCATCCGCCATTGCCGCTAATCAGGCAATGGCCATGATCACTAGGTTGCAAGAGGAGAAGGCATCACTTCATATGGAGGCCTTGCAGTATTTAAGAATGATGGAAGAGCAAGCCGAGTATGATATGGAGGCATTAGAAAGGGCTAATGATCTCCTTGCAGAAAGGGAGAAAGAGTTGCAAGATCTGGAAGAAGAGTTACAATTATATAGGAATAATTTTCCAGATGAATTAGCAGCAGAGGATCCACAGAAGGAAAACAAAAACCTGAAAGGGGAAAAAGTAATAACTGAGAATCATTGTTTAGAACATGTTGAAAACAAGCTCAGTGGCAGTTCAGATTCGAAAACTGTTAAAGTATCCAAAATCGGTGATAAACCTAGACAGTTTAATGATTCAATATGTAATTTCGAGGATGAAAAGCTACGTATTTCACAACATCTGgagaacttggagaaaaagcTTTTTCAAATTTCTAGTAGACAGGCCTCAGATAATGTTCCTTGTAACGGATATTcagaaaagataaagaaagatGTTGATGATCAAGTTAAGAAACGAAGTGATGATGGAAAAAGTACTAATTCCCAACAGAAGGAAATTTCTTCATCCACGCGCAACGATTTTTCGGAATCAAATGGAGGCTCCATCGACAAGCCTGTGGATTTAGACTTGGAAAATGCGATTGTTAGTGAAAAGAGAAACCATTTAGACAATAAGCATAGAAAGGTTTCCTCTCTTGGAGGTGAGCTTGATGGGGCTgctataggaaatgaaatttcaGAGCTTAGTGCGAGGTTAAAAGAACTTGAGAATGACTGTAAATTCCTCATGTATGCTTTTAACTCGCTCCAGAATGGACAAGAAGGAATACAGCTTATTCAGGAAATAGCTCATCAGCTGCAAGAAATACGGAAAATTGAGTTTAACAAGAGATGA
- the LOC132069420 gene encoding uncharacterized protein LOC132069420 isoform X2, with protein MTTEPQDSAPVGPQERPIQEHSHQPAEAEVSSHETTEAHVHPSAPEVATPDEEEVEFPDLAQPEVLSVPAGLDPKKKHVLVKGARARGRGDDHDLERPVIKRKKGDGDDGEGGGDSMSLRPRDTLRHTTCGTHPR; from the exons ATGACTACCGAGCCACag gattcggcgccagtGGGTCCACAGGAGCGACCCATTCAGGAGCATTCTCATCAGCCTGCCGAGGCagaggtgtcttctcatgagactaccgaggcgcat gttcatccttcggcgcctgAGGTGGCGACTCCCGACGAGGAAGAGGTCGAGTTTCCAGACCTAGCTCAGCCTGAGGTTCTGAGCGTGCCAGCGGGActagatcccaagaagaagcacgttctagttAAGGGCGCAAGGGCTaggggaagaggagatgatcatgacttggagcgcccggttattaagaggaaaaagggcgatggagacgatggcgagggcggtggggatagtatgagccttaggcctagggatactctccggcatactacatgtgggacccatcctcgataa